The proteins below come from a single Panicum hallii strain FIL2 chromosome 7, PHallii_v3.1, whole genome shotgun sequence genomic window:
- the LOC112899070 gene encoding acetyl-coenzyme A synthetase, chloroplastic/glyoxysomal-like — translation MAQHIYATTSGCARPATSLLLPAPALLLPLLPSPSRRRSSPMGATGHLAVSAAAKTRNGGRPCAAVLGEPLPALDDAGLLVHPSADFAARALVSSAQQYREMYQRSIDDPAGFWSEIAAEFYWKQRWNPDEVCSENLDVTKGPIKIEWFKGGKTNICYNAVDRNVESGNGNKVAMYWEGNEPSQDAKLTYSELLDKVCQLANYLKSVGVGKGDAVVIYLPMLMELPITMLACARIGAVHSVVFAGFSADALAQRIVDCKPKVVITCNAVKRGQKLIPLKDIVDTSLVESAKNGVDVGICLTYENQSALNKVDTRWKPGRDVWWQDVVPNFPTKCDVEWVDAEDPLFLLYTSGSTGKPKGVLHTTGGYMVYSATTFKHAFDYKPEDVYWCTADCGWITGHSYVTYGPLLNGASVLVFEGAPNYPDPGRCWDIVDKYGVTIFYTAPTLIRSLMRDGTEYVDRYSRKSLRVLGSVGEPINPTAWRWFYDVVGDSRCPISDTWWQTETGGFMITPLPGAWPQKPGSATFPFFGVQPVIVDEKGRELEGECSGYLCIKKSWPGAFRTLYGDQDRYETTYFKPFAGYYFSGDGCSRDKDGYHWLTGRVDDVINVSGHRIGTAEVESALVSHPKCAEAAVVGIDHEVKGQGIYAFVTLVDGVPYSDDLRKSLIMTVRSQIGAFAAPDKIHWAPGLPKTRSGKIMRRILRKIASRQLDELGDTSTLAEPGVVDQLIALSDS, via the exons ATGGCCCAGCATATATACGCCACCACTAGCGGGTGCGCCCGCCCCGCGACCTcgctgctcctccccgcgccggccctcctcctccccctcctcccctcgccgtcgcgccgccggAGCAGCCCCATGGGTGCGACCGGCCACCTGGCGGTGTCCGCCGCCGCCAAGACGCGGAACGGCGGCAGGCCGTGCGCGGCCGTGCTGGGCGAGCCGCTGCCGGCGCTCGACGACGCCGGCCTCCTCGTCCACCCCAGCGCCGActtcgccgcccgcgccctcgTCTCCTCCGCGCAGCAG TACCGGGAGATGTACCAGAGGTCGATCGACGACCCTGCCGGATTCTGGTCGGAGATTGCGGCGGAGTTCTACTGGAAGCAGAGGTGGAACCCTGATGAGGTTTGCTCCGAGAACCTCGATGTGACCAAGGGACCAATCAAGATCGAA TGGTTCAAAGGGGGGAAGACCAACATATGCTACAACGCGGTGGACCGCAATGTGGAGTCTGGGAATGGGAACAAGGTTGCCATGTACTGGGAGGGGAACGAGCCCAGTCAGGACGCGAAGCTCACATACTCTGAGCTCTTGGACAAGGTTTGCCAG CTGGCGAATTACTTGAAAAGCGTCGGCGTTGGAAAGGGTGACGCCGTGGTGATCTACCTGCCGATGTTGATGGAGCTGCCCATCACAATGCTTGCATGTGCTCGCATCGGTGCTGTTCACTCG GTTGTGTTTGCTGGCTTCTCTGCTGATGCACTAGCACAAAGAATTGTTGACTGCAAGCCTAAGGTTGTGATTACCTGCAATGCTGTGAAAAGGGGGCAGAAACTCATCCCTCTCAAAGATATAGTTGACACTTCTCTGGTTGAAAGTGCAAAGAATGGAGTTGATGTAG GTATTTGCTTGACATATGAAAATCAGTCAGCACTGAATAAAGTAGACACACGATGGAAACCAGGAAGAGATGTTTGGTGGCAG GATGTTGTGCCCAATTTCCCAACTAAATGTGATGTAGAATGGGTTGATGCAGAGGATCCATTGTTTCTTCTGTACACAAGTGGCAGCACAGGAAAGCCAAAG GGTGTGTTGCATACAACTGGGGGCTATATGGTCTACTCTGCTACAACATTTAAGCATGCATTTGACTACAAGCCAGAAGATGTATACTG GTGCACTGCGGACTGTGGTTGGATTACTGGACATAGTTATGTGACATATGGTCCTCTGTTGAATGGAGCCTCAGTTCTCGTTTTCGAAGGG GCTCCAAATTACCCTGATCCCGGTCGGTGTTGGGACATCGTTGACAAATATGGAGTGACAATATTTTATACTGCACCAACACTTATACGCTCACTCATGCGTGATGGTACTGAG TATGTTGATCGGTACTCTCGCAAGTCCCTCCGAGTGCTTGGAAGTGTGGGTGAGCCAATCAACCCCACCGCATGGAG ATGGTTCTATGATGTAGTTGGTGACTCACGATGCCCCATATCAGATACTTGGTGGCAGACTGAAACTGGTGGATTCATG ATCACTCCTTTACCTGGCGCTTGGCCTCAAAAACCAGGATCAGCAACATTTCCTTTCTTCGGTGTGCAG CCAGTCATTGTTGATGAGAAAGGGCGGGAATTGGAAGGAGAATGCAGTGGATATCTATGCATAAAGAAGTCATGGCCTGGGGCTTTCCGAACTCTCTATGGAGATCAAGACAGATATGAGACGACATACTTCAAACCATTCGCTGGATATTATTTCTCGGGTGATGGCTGCAGCAG GGATAAAGATGGCTACCACTGGCTGACTGGAAGAGTTGATGATGTTATCAATGTGAG TGGACACCGGATTGGGACAGCCGAAGTTGAGTCTGCTCTGGTTTCACATCCAAAATGCGCCGAGGCCGCTGTTGTTGGCATTGACCATGAG GTTAAAGGGCAGGGAATATATGCTTTCGTGACATTGGTGGATGGTGTTCCCTACAGTGACGATCTAAGAAAAAGCCTCATTATGACAGTCCGCAGCCAG ATTGGCGCATTCGCTGCACCTGACAAGATCCACTGGGCGCCGGGGCTCCCTAAGACGCGAAGCGGGAAGATCATGCGAAGGATTCTGCGGAAAATCGCATCCAGGCAGCTAGACGAGCTCGGTGACACGAGCACGCTTGCTGAACCTGGTGTTGTCGACCAGCTGATTGCGCTCAGCGACAGCTGA
- the LOC112899072 gene encoding heparan-alpha-glucosaminide N-acetyltransferase — MGGYELVRSDDAPALAVDLEAGGGGPAKRAAGTSPAPAPARQRLVSLDVFRGITVLLMIIVDDAGAFIPAMNHSPWDGVTVADFVMPFFLFIVGVALALAYKRVPDKLDATKKAVLRALKLFCLGLVLQGGFFHGVRSLTFGIDLQEMRLMGILQRIAIAYLLTALCEIWLKGDEDVDYGFDLLKRYRYQLFVGAIVAITYMTLLYGTYVPDWEYQTSGPGSAEKSFLVKCGVRGDTSPGCNVVGMIDRKILGFQHLYGRPVYARSKQCSINSPQNGPLPPDAPSWCQAPFDPEGLLSSVMAIVTCLIGLQYGHVIVHFQKHKDRIMNWLIPSFSMLILAFAMDFFGMHMNKPLYTLSYTLGTAGAAGLLFAGIYTLVDLYGYRRPTVAMEWMGMHALMIYVLIACNILPIFIHGFYWKEPKNNLLKFIGIGA; from the exons ATGGGGGGCTACGAGCTCGTCCGCAGCGACGACGCGCCCGCCCTCGCGGTGGATctggaggccggcggcggcgggcccgcGAAGCGCGCCGCGGGGAcctccccggcgccggcgccggcgcggcagcggctcgTCTCGCTCGACGTCTTCCGAGGGATCACCGTGCTG CTGATGATCATCGTGGATGACGCCGGCGCGTTCATCCCGGCGATGAACCACTCGCCGTGGGACGGCGTAACAGTGGCCGACTTCGTCATGCCTTTCTTCCTCTTCATCGTGGGAGTCGCCCTGGCGCTTGCGTACAAG AGAGTGCCGGACAAGTTGGACGCCACGAAAAAGGCGGTGCTCCGGGCGCTGAAGCTGTTTTGTCTTGGTCTTGTTTTACAAG GTGGATTCTTTCATGGTGTTCGTAGTCTAACTTTTGGGATTGACCTTCAAGAAATGCGGCTCATGGGTATTCTGCAG AGAATTGCAATAGCTTATCTATTGACTGCCCTATGTGAAATTTGGCTCAAAGGAGATGAAGATGTAGATTATGGATTCGATTTGCTCAAGAGATACCGCTACCAACT GTTCGTAGGCGCAATTGTGGCAATCACATACATGACCCTGTTGTATGGTACCTATGTTCCTGATTGGGAGTATCAGACATCTGGGCCTGGATCCGCAGAGAAGTCTTTCTTG GTGAAATGCGGAGTAAGAGGTGACACCAGCCCAGGTTGTAATGTGGTTGGCATGATCGACCGCAAAATCTTGGGCTTCCAACATCTCTATGGCCGACCGGTCTACGCGCGATCAAAG CAATGCAGCATCAATTCGCCACAAAATGGGCCCCTTCCTCCTGACGCCCCCTCTTGGTGCCAGGCTCCTTTTGACCCTGAAGGCCTTCTCAG TTCCGTGATGGCCATTGTTACATGCTTGATTGGGCTCCAGTACGGACACGTCATTGTACATTTCCAG AAACACAAGGATAGGATCATGAACTGGTTGATCCCTTCCTTCAGTATGCTAATCCTAGCCTTCGCCATGGACTTCTTTG GAATGCACATGAACAAGCCACTGTACACCCTGAGCTACACCTTGGGCaccgccggcgcggcgggccTCCTCTTCGCTGGAATCTACACGCTGGTCGACTTGTACGGCTACCGGCGGCCGACCGTCGCCATGGAGTGGATGGGGATGCACGCCCTGATGATCTACGTCCTCATCGCGTGCAACATCCTGCCCATCTTCATCCATGGCTTCTACTGGAAGGAGCCCAAGAACAACCTT CTGAAGTTCATCGGAATTGGGGCGTGA
- the LOC112899219 gene encoding chaperone protein ClpD2, chloroplastic codes for MEACCCSSSSAPILAAAPDGALRQRFSASAAGGRAPSSLPPPRPLRASAAMLAAPAAPRRGQQRRRGAGVVRAVFERFTERAVKAVVFSQREARGMGDEAVAPHHLLLGLVAEDRSPAGFLGSGLRVDRAREACRDALGKAGPAQPATGLATDVPFSGASKRVFEATVEFSRNMGCNFISPEHIALGLFNLDDPTTNSVLKSLGADPSQLTKQALARVQGELAKDGREPVRLSSFKLRDKSAAGAGKSAIVKYSNKKKEKSALAQFCVDLTMRASGGLIDPVIGRKEEIERVVQIICRRTKNNPILLGEAGVGKTAIAEGLALKIANGDVPIFLVGKRILSLDVALLMAGAKERGELEARITSLLHEVRKAGDVIVFIDEVHTLIGSGIAGRGSKGAGLDIANLLKPALARGELQCIASTTLDEHRLHFEKDKALARRFQPVFVNEPSQEEAVKILLGLREKYETYHKCKYTLEGINAAVYLSARYIPDRHLPDKAIDLIDEAGSRARMELFKKKKEEQCSVLSKSPDEYWQEIRAVQSMHEVALTNRLKYSLDENDKEDIVNTEVIDEDKIASPLTPPTSVDEPILVDSEEIARVTSLWSGIPVQKLTADEMKLLLGLDDELRKRVIGQNDAIVAISKAVKRSRVGLNDPDKPIATLLFCGPTGVGKTELTKALAASYFGSESAMVRLDMSEYMERHTVSKLIGSPPGYMGFGEGGTLTEAVRRKPFTVVLLDEIEKAHPDIFNILLQVFEDGHLTDSQGRRVSFKNTLIVMTSNVGSASISSGRRSIGFSTQKDTEDTTYAAMKSLVMEELKAFFRPELLNRMDEVVVFRPLEKTQMMAILNIILQEVKSRLLALGIGLEISDSMKNLISQQGYDRSYGARPLRRAVTQLVEDVISEAILFGQFKPGDTILMDTDATGKPCLSRLNDQTIQLSDPAPTL; via the exons ATGGAGGCGTGCTGCTGCTCGTCCTCGTCGGCGcccatcctcgccgccgcgccggacgGGGCCCTCCGCCAACGCTTCTCCGCgtcggcggcgggcgggagggCGCCGTcgtccctgccgccgccgcgcccgctgcGCGCGTCCGCGGCGATGCTGGCCGCGcccgcggcgccgcggcgggggcagcagcggcgccgcggcgcgggCGTCGTCAGGGCGGTGTTCGAGCGGTTCACGGAGCGGGCGGTCAAGGCGGTGGTCTTCTCGCAGCGGGAGGCGCGCGGGATGGGGGACGAGGCCGTCGCGCCGCACCACCTGCTGCTGGGCCTCGTCGCGGAGGACCGGTCCCCCGCGGGGTTCCTCGGGTCCGGGCTCCGCGTCGACCGCGCGCGCGAGGCGTGCCGCGACGCCCTGGGCAAGGCCGGGCCCGCGCAGCCGGCCACCGGGCTGGCCACGGACGTGCCCTTCTCGGGCGCCAGCAAGCGCGTCTTCGAGGCCACGGTCGAGTTCTCCAGGAACATGGGCTGCAACTTCATCTCGCCGGAGCACATAGCGCTCGGGCTCTTCAACCTGGACGATCCCACCACCAACAGCGTCCTCAAGAG CTTAGGAGCAGATCCAAGTCAGCTAACCAAGCAGGCACTTGCCCGGGTCCAAGGGGAGCTTGCCAAAGATGGCAGGGAGCCTGTCAGGCTATCTTCTTTCAAGTTACGTGATAAATCTGCTGCTGGAGCTGGCAAGTCTGCAATTGTCAAATATTCGAATAAAAAGAAAG AGAAGAGTGCACTAGCTCAATTTTGTGTGGATTTAACCATGCGGGCAAGTGGAGGATTAATTGATCCTGTTATTGGTCGCAAGGAGGAGATCGAAAGAGTAGTTCAGATTATATGCCGGCGAACAAAGAACAATCCAATTCTTCTGGGTGAAGCAGGTGTTGGTAAAACCGCAATTGCTGAAGGTTTGGCTCTTAAAATTGCTAATGGAGATGTTCCTATTTTCCTCGTG GGAAAGCGTATATTATCACTGGATGTTGCTCTACTTATGGCTGGAGCAAAAGAGAGGGGCGAACTGGAAGCCAGGATTACTAGTTTACTACATGAAGTGCGCAAAGCAG GTGATGTTATTGTCTTCATTGATGAGGTCCATACTCTTATTGGATCTGGCATTGCTGGAAGAGGAAGTAAGGGAGCTGGCCTTGATATTGCCAATTTGCTGAAGCCTGCACTCGCTAGAGGTGAATTGCAG TGCATTGCATCTACAACTCTGGATGAACACCGGTTGCATTTTGAGAAAGATAAGGCTTTGGCCCGCAGATTCCAGCCAGTATTTGTGAATGAACCTAGTCAG GAGGAAGCTGTGAAGATATTACTTGGTCTGCGTGAGAAATATGAAACGTACCACAAATGCAAATACACTTTAGAAGGAATCAATGCAGCAGTTTACTTGTCAGCAAGATACATCCCTGACAGACATCTTCCTGATAAAGCTATTGATCTGATTGATGAAGCTGGTAGTAGAGCCCGAATGGAGTTATTTaaaaagaagaaggaagaacagTGCTCTGTTCTCTCCAAGTCACCAGATGAATATTGGCAGGAGATTAGAGCTGTCCAGAGCATGCATGAAGTG GCACTGACTAACAGGTTGAAGTATTCTCTAGATGAGAATGACAAAGAGGATATTGTTAATACGGAAGTAATAGATGAGGACAAGATTGCTTCGCCATTGACGCCTCCGACTTCAGTCGATGA ACCGATTCTTGTTGATTCGGAGGAAATTGCAAGAGTCACATCATTGTGGTCAGGGATACCAGTCCAGAAGTTGACTGCAGATGAAATGAAGCTTCTATTGGGACTAGATGATGAGCTTAGAAAGCGTGTCATAGGTCAAAATGATGCTATTGTTGCGATATCTAAAGCTGTGAAGAGATCACGTGTTGGCCTGAATGATCCTGACAAGCCTATTGCTACGCTTCTATTCTGTGGCCCAACCGGAGTTGGAAAAACTGAACTCACCAAAGCACTAGCAGCAAGTTATTTTGGATCT GAGTCAGCTATGGTTAGGTTGGATATGAGCGAGTATATGGAGAGGCATACTGTGAGCAAGCTGATAGGTTCTCCTCCAGGGTACATGGGATTCGGTGAAGGTGGTACTTTGACTGAAGCAGTTCGGAGAAAACCATTCACTGTAGTTTTGCTTGATGAAATAGAGAAAGCTCATCCAGATATTTTCAACATTCTTCTCCAAGTATTTGAGGATGGACACCTAACTGATTCACAA GGGCGTCGAGTTTCCTTCAAGAACACATTGATTGTCATGACGTCAAATGTTGGTTCTGCATCAATCTCGAGTGGAAGGAGGAGTATAGGTTTCTCAACACAAAAGGATACAGAGGATACCACATATGCTGCAATGAAATCCCTTGTAATGGAAGAGTTGAAAGCATTTTTCCGGCCTGAATTGCTCAATCGAATGGATGAAGTGGTGGTGTTCCGTCCTCTCGAGAAAACTCAG ATGATGGCTATTCTCAATATAATTCTGCAAGAAGTCAAGAGTCGGCTTCTAGCCCTTGGGATTGGCCTAGAGATATCCGATTCAATGAAGAATCTGATTTCTCAGCAAGGATATGACAGAAGCTATGGTGCACGACCGCTGAGGAGGGCCGTCACCCAGCTTGTTGAGGATGTGATCAGTGAAGCAATCCTCTTTGGACAGTTCAAGCCTGGTGACACGATACTGATGGACACTGATGCCACAGGAAAACCTTGCTTGAGCCGGCTGAATGATCAGACCATCCAGTTGTCTGACCCCGCACCAACGCTGTGA
- the LOC112899220 gene encoding chloroplastic import inner membrane translocase subunit HP30-2-like — MEGAKQKRRPLTVMASSSSSQVAAARGMGMANPLAEWSDRFRSLEAGLRAWLAKQPTHVEAAVSTTLGAVQGAALGGLMGTLAPDGGAALPVPPPPLGADPKALASLKQAQALAGGPLVQARNFAVMTGANAGISCVMRRIRGVEDVQGSMAAAFGSGALFSIVSGTGTSNPVANAITTGVAFAVFQGGFFMIGQKFSQPKSEDTYYSRGRSMLQSLGLQNYEKNFKKGLLTDQTLPLLTDSALRDVKIPPGPRLLILDHIKRDPELTRAN, encoded by the exons ATGGAAGGGGCGAAGCAGAAGCGGCGGCCGCTGACGGTgatggcctcctcctcctcgtcgcaggtggcggcggcgcggggcatgGGCATGGCCAACCCGCTGGCGGAGTGGAGCGACCGCTTCAGGTCCCTGGAGGCCGGCCTGCGGGCGTGGCTGGCGAAGCAGCCCACCCACGTGGAGGCTGCCGTGTCCACGACGCTCGGGGCCGTGCAGGGCGCCGCGCTCGGCGGGCTCATGGGCACTCTCGCGCCCGACGGCGGCGCCGCGCtccccgtgccgccgccgccgctagggGCCGACCCCAAGGCCCTGGCCTCCCTCAAGCAGGCGCAG GCTCTAGCCGGTGGACCCCTGGTGCAAGCACGAAACTTTGCAGTCATGACTGGAGCGAATGCGGGTATATCCTGTGTTATGAGAAGGATAAGAGGAGTGGAGGATGTCCAGGGCAG CATGGCAGCAGCTTTTGGTTCTGGGGCTCTATTCTCCATCGTGAGTGGAACAGGAACATCAAATCCAGTAGCTAATGCAATTACAACTGGTGTTGCATTTGCTGTATTTCAAGGTGGTTTTTTCATG ATCGGTCAAAAGTTTTCGCAGCCAAAAAGTGAAGATACATACTATTCTCGTGGAAGAAGCATGTTGCAAAGTTTAGGCCTTCAGAACTACGAGAAGAATTTCAAGAAGGGTCTCCTGACTGATCAAACCTTGCCCCTCCTTACTGACAG TGCACTCAGAGATGTGAAGATCCCTCCTGGTCCCAGACTCCTCATACTCGATCACATTAAAAG AGATCCTGAATTGACAAGAGCAAATTAA